The Acidimicrobiia bacterium genome includes a region encoding these proteins:
- the rhaI gene encoding L-rhamnose isomerase codes for MKTFADIAADLEYQAIEVPSWAFGNSGTRFKVFAQPGVPRDPYEKVADAAQVHRMTGLAPSVALHIPWDRVDDFDKLRRHAEDLGVRLGTVNTNTFQDDDYKLGSLTHVDERVRAKAIAHMVECVDIMDVTGGRDLKIWLPDGANYPGQADLRDRQARLADSLRQVYARLGPHQRLVLEYKLFEPAFYATDVPDWGTAYVHCVALGDRAVVCLDTGHHAPGTNIEFVVMQLLRLGRLGSFDFNSRFYADDDLIVGAADPFQLFRILFEVVRGGGYGPDSEVAFMLDQCHNIEAKIPGQIRSVLNVQEMTARALLVDRDGLADAERAGDVLAGNAILMDAFSTDVRADLAEWRADRGLPADPMRAHADSGYGERIVSERIGGTQAGWGA; via the coding sequence ATGAAGACGTTCGCCGACATCGCCGCCGATCTCGAGTACCAGGCGATCGAGGTGCCGTCGTGGGCGTTCGGCAACTCGGGGACGCGCTTCAAGGTCTTCGCGCAACCGGGCGTCCCGCGCGACCCCTACGAGAAGGTGGCCGACGCCGCACAGGTCCACCGGATGACGGGGCTCGCACCGTCCGTCGCGCTGCACATCCCGTGGGACCGGGTCGACGACTTCGACAAGCTCCGACGCCACGCGGAGGACCTCGGCGTCCGGCTCGGCACCGTCAACACGAACACCTTCCAGGACGACGACTACAAGCTCGGCAGCCTCACCCACGTCGACGAACGCGTGCGTGCGAAGGCGATCGCGCACATGGTCGAGTGCGTCGACATCATGGACGTCACCGGCGGTCGCGACCTGAAGATCTGGCTGCCCGACGGCGCGAACTATCCCGGCCAGGCCGACCTGCGCGACCGACAGGCGCGTCTCGCCGACTCGCTCCGCCAGGTCTACGCACGGCTCGGTCCGCACCAGCGGCTCGTGCTCGAGTACAAGCTCTTCGAGCCCGCGTTCTACGCGACCGACGTTCCCGACTGGGGCACCGCGTACGTGCACTGCGTCGCACTCGGCGACCGCGCGGTCGTCTGCCTCGACACCGGTCACCACGCACCGGGCACGAACATCGAGTTCGTCGTGATGCAGCTGCTGCGGCTCGGTCGCCTCGGCTCGTTCGACTTCAACTCGCGCTTCTACGCCGACGACGACCTGATCGTCGGGGCCGCCGATCCGTTCCAGCTGTTCCGCATCCTGTTCGAGGTCGTCCGCGGCGGGGGGTACGGGCCCGACAGCGAGGTCGCGTTCATGCTCGACCAGTGCCACAACATCGAGGCAAAGATCCCGGGCCAGATCCGCTCGGTGCTGAACGTGCAGGAGATGACCGCTCGCGCGCTGCTCGTCGACCGTGACGGGCTCGCGGACGCCGAACGCGCTGGCGACGTGCTCGCCGGCAACGCCATCCTGATGGACGCCTTCTCCACCGACGTCCGCGCCGACCTCGCGGAGTGGCGCGCCGACCGGGGGCTCCCGGCGGAT
- a CDS encoding NAD(P)-dependent oxidoreductase: MRIFLAGGSGAIGKRLVPLLVAHGHDVVATTTTDTKLPALRAAGAEPVLLDVLDRDAVMDAVVRAAPDAVVHEATALADMGQSFRKMDEMFAGTNRLRTEGTDHLLEAARAAGAERFVAQSYAGWPYQRTGPMVKSEDDPLDPDPLPAARRVIEAIKHLESTVTGADGIEGIVLRYGGFYGPGTSMAEGGVHLDAVRKRRFPIVGDGTGVWSFVHIDDAAAATLAAIEHGRRGIYNIVDDDPAPVREWLPVLARDAGAKPPRHVPVWLGRLLAGDVAVAMMTSVRGASNAKARRELGWQPRYPSWRQGFATLTDDSEHRARSS; the protein is encoded by the coding sequence ATGAGGATCTTCCTTGCGGGCGGATCGGGCGCGATCGGCAAGCGGCTGGTGCCGCTGCTCGTCGCCCACGGTCACGACGTCGTGGCCACGACGACGACGGACACGAAGCTGCCGGCGCTGCGCGCCGCGGGTGCGGAGCCCGTCCTGCTCGACGTGTTGGACCGCGACGCCGTGATGGATGCGGTCGTGCGTGCCGCGCCCGACGCCGTCGTGCACGAGGCCACCGCGCTGGCGGACATGGGCCAGAGCTTCCGCAAGATGGACGAGATGTTCGCGGGGACCAACCGGCTCCGCACGGAGGGCACGGACCACCTGCTCGAAGCGGCGCGGGCGGCGGGCGCCGAGCGGTTCGTCGCGCAGAGCTACGCCGGGTGGCCGTACCAGCGGACCGGGCCGATGGTGAAGAGCGAGGACGACCCGCTCGACCCGGATCCCCTGCCTGCCGCGAGGCGCGTCATCGAGGCGATCAAGCACCTCGAGTCCACGGTCACCGGCGCGGACGGGATCGAGGGCATCGTGCTGCGCTACGGCGGGTTCTACGGGCCGGGCACGTCGATGGCCGAGGGCGGCGTGCACCTGGACGCGGTCCGCAAGCGGCGCTTCCCGATCGTGGGCGACGGCACCGGCGTGTGGTCGTTCGTGCACATCGACGACGCGGCCGCGGCGACGCTCGCCGCGATCGAGCACGGCCGCCGCGGCATCTACAACATCGTGGACGACGACCCGGCCCCGGTCCGCGAGTGGCTGCCCGTGCTCGCCCGGGACGCGGGCGCGAAGCCGCCCCGGCACGTCCCCGTCTGGTTGGGGCGTCTGCTCGCCGGCGACGTCGCCGTCGCGATGATGACGTCGGTCAGGGGCGCGTCGAACGCCAAGGCGAGGCGGGAGCTCGGCTGGCAGCCGAGGTACCCGAGCTGGCGGCAGGGGTTCGCGACGCTGACCGACGACAGCGAGCACCGGGCGCGCAGCTCGTAG
- a CDS encoding RNA polymerase sigma-70 factor, which translates to MDDVDEQYDEQYEQYRPLMFSIAYRMLGSASDAEDVVQDAFLRFHRVAEQQRIDNPKAYLAQITTRLGIDHLRSARVRRESYTGTWLPEPLLTEQAPDVADYAEAADSLSMAFLVLLERLSPVERAVFLLHDVFDYSYGEVAELTGKSEDNTRQLAVRARRHIAEAKPRFEADRKRRDELADRFFAAVTAGDVEGLERLLADDVVMYGDGGGKAPAAPRPVYGARRVAGFLRNIARQAQEVGIQLHAATVNGEPGAVARDPDGRVVGVLSLHIADGAVQSVLAVVNPDKLGHLGPVGDMNALLRSLRG; encoded by the coding sequence ATGGACGACGTGGACGAGCAGTACGACGAGCAGTACGAGCAGTACCGGCCGCTGATGTTCTCGATCGCCTACCGGATGCTCGGGAGCGCGAGCGACGCGGAGGACGTCGTGCAGGACGCCTTCCTGCGGTTCCACCGCGTGGCCGAGCAGCAGCGGATCGACAACCCGAAGGCGTACCTCGCGCAGATCACCACCAGGCTCGGCATCGACCACCTGCGCTCGGCGCGCGTGCGACGCGAGAGCTACACCGGCACGTGGCTCCCCGAGCCGCTCCTGACGGAGCAGGCGCCCGACGTGGCCGACTACGCGGAGGCGGCGGACTCGCTCTCGATGGCCTTCCTCGTGCTGCTCGAGCGGCTCTCGCCCGTGGAGCGCGCCGTGTTCCTCCTCCACGACGTGTTCGACTACTCGTACGGCGAGGTCGCAGAGCTGACGGGCAAGAGCGAGGACAACACGCGCCAGCTCGCCGTGCGGGCGCGCCGTCACATCGCCGAGGCCAAGCCGCGCTTCGAGGCCGACCGCAAGCGGCGCGACGAGCTCGCGGACCGCTTCTTCGCGGCCGTCACCGCGGGCGACGTCGAAGGGCTCGAGCGGCTGCTCGCGGACGACGTGGTGATGTACGGCGACGGCGGTGGCAAGGCTCCGGCCGCTCCGCGCCCGGTGTACGGCGCCCGTCGCGTCGCGGGGTTCCTCCGCAACATCGCGCGCCAGGCGCAGGAGGTCGGGATCCAGCTCCACGCGGCGACGGTCAACGGCGAGCCCGGCGCGGTGGCACGCGACCCCGACGGCCGCGTCGTCGGCGTGCTGTCCCTGCACATCGCGGACGGCGCCGTCCAGTCCGTCCTCGCGGTCGTCAACCCCGACAAGCTCGGACACCTCGGCCCTGTCGGAGACATGAACGCGCTGCTGAGATCGCTACGTGGGTGA
- a CDS encoding sulfatase-like hydrolase/transferase has product MTRSSRPNLLLFMTDQQRADSIGAFGSPVARTPNLDALAARGMRFTQAFSPHSACAQSRIAMMTGWYPHVAGHRTLDNLLKPWEPNVLATLRAAGYHVAWPGVRGDTFAPGVTASSTDFFGYLVQPSLDAWAAAHRPVFGPDHPMRHAHYTGRLDPAGPSPDEAAVQTAIALLERGLPEPFLLFVTLFAPHPPFAVEEPWFSLHDRADMPAPGPRGAGKPRFMDALRDASGLDRLTHADWAEIAATYSGMVSRLDDQLGRLLVALDRAGVAGRTVTFTYTDHGEYLGDFGLVEKWPSGLDDCLVRNPLVVAGPGVREGMAHDGLVEMIDLVPTLSELADTDVGHAQFGRSLVPVLAGRVDGARRDAAFSEGGFRVDEETQNELRAEYPYDVKTTLLHDRPELVARAIAIRTDAWTYVYRSGEDEELYDRRADPGETLNVARVPANIAVTCDLRDRVLRWLVDTSDVIPVARDPRMDPALLDQLLGRSPT; this is encoded by the coding sequence GTGACCCGCTCCAGCCGACCCAACCTCTTGCTGTTCATGACGGACCAGCAACGCGCGGACTCGATCGGCGCGTTCGGCAGTCCCGTCGCGCGTACCCCGAACCTCGACGCGCTCGCCGCCCGCGGCATGCGCTTCACGCAGGCGTTCTCCCCGCACAGCGCGTGCGCGCAGAGCCGCATCGCGATGATGACGGGCTGGTATCCGCACGTCGCGGGTCACCGCACCCTCGACAACTTGCTCAAGCCGTGGGAGCCGAACGTCCTCGCAACGTTGCGCGCCGCGGGCTATCACGTCGCGTGGCCCGGCGTGCGGGGCGACACGTTCGCGCCTGGTGTGACCGCGTCGTCGACGGACTTCTTCGGCTACCTCGTGCAGCCCTCGCTCGACGCGTGGGCGGCCGCGCACCGTCCGGTGTTCGGACCTGACCATCCGATGCGCCATGCGCACTACACGGGTCGTCTCGATCCCGCGGGCCCGTCACCGGACGAAGCTGCCGTGCAGACCGCGATCGCGCTGCTCGAGCGGGGCCTCCCCGAGCCGTTCCTGCTCTTCGTGACGCTCTTCGCGCCGCATCCGCCCTTCGCCGTCGAGGAGCCGTGGTTCTCGCTGCACGACCGCGCCGACATGCCCGCACCCGGGCCGCGCGGGGCCGGCAAGCCGCGCTTCATGGACGCGCTGCGCGACGCGAGCGGTCTCGACCGCCTCACGCACGCGGACTGGGCCGAGATCGCCGCCACCTACTCCGGCATGGTGTCGCGGCTCGACGACCAGCTCGGCCGGCTGCTCGTCGCGCTCGACCGCGCGGGTGTCGCGGGACGGACGGTCACGTTCACCTACACCGACCACGGCGAATACCTCGGCGACTTCGGCCTCGTCGAGAAGTGGCCGTCGGGGCTCGACGACTGCCTCGTCCGCAACCCGCTCGTCGTCGCCGGACCGGGCGTGCGCGAGGGCATGGCGCACGACGGTCTCGTCGAGATGATCGATCTCGTCCCGACGCTGTCCGAGCTCGCCGACACGGACGTTGGCCACGCGCAGTTCGGGCGCAGCCTCGTGCCCGTGCTCGCGGGACGCGTCGACGGCGCGCGTCGTGATGCCGCGTTCAGCGAGGGCGGCTTCCGGGTCGACGAGGAGACGCAGAACGAGCTGCGCGCGGAGTACCCGTACGACGTGAAGACGACGCTGTTGCACGACCGGCCCGAGCTCGTGGCGCGGGCGATCGCGATCCGTACCGACGCGTGGACGTACGTCTACCGCTCAGGTGAGGACGAGGAGCTCTACGACCGGCGCGCCGATCCGGGCGAGACGCTGAACGTCGCGCGGGTTCCCGCGAACATCGCCGTCACCTGCGACCTGCGCGACCGCGTGCTGCGCTGGCTCGTCGACACGAGCGACGTGATCCCCGTCGCGCGTGACCCGCGCATGGACCCCGCGTTGCTCGACCAGCTCCTCGGCCGGTCACCCACGTAG
- a CDS encoding nuclear transport factor 2 family protein, producing MTERRDMVDLGAVQQLVASWWFDYDQGNFDAFPRYFTADAHFTCRSDSGQTAFEEFVTADVRGRDDVVAWQVEHRRNSPYPLRHNGTNVHLSASRAGEADFRSYLVVTQIVDGAVSNLSTGVCLGTAREEDGVLRLAELRVILDFTSSEVFDAATRRPVA from the coding sequence GTGACGGAGCGGCGCGACATGGTCGATCTCGGCGCGGTGCAGCAGCTCGTGGCGAGCTGGTGGTTCGACTACGACCAGGGCAACTTCGACGCGTTCCCGCGCTACTTCACCGCGGACGCGCACTTCACGTGCCGGAGCGACTCCGGGCAGACCGCGTTCGAGGAGTTCGTCACGGCCGACGTACGCGGTCGCGACGACGTCGTCGCGTGGCAGGTCGAGCACCGCCGCAACAGCCCGTACCCGCTGCGCCACAACGGGACCAACGTGCACCTGAGCGCGTCTCGCGCGGGCGAGGCGGACTTCCGCTCGTACCTCGTCGTCACGCAGATCGTCGACGGCGCGGTGAGCAACCTCTCCACCGGCGTCTGCCTCGGTACGGCGCGCGAGGAGGACGGCGTGCTGCGGCTGGCCGAGCTGCGCGTCATCCTCGACTTCACGAGCTCGGAGGTCTTCGACGCGGCGACGCGCCGTCCGGTCGCGTGA
- a CDS encoding amidohydrolase family protein: MNGRFVIDVDSHFEPTADWLDEFPALKARLPQRFPTDDPRFVMRSPEMFAYFVSDDLLRGVPREKRMPIDRLVTDGMRAIYADDRGPEVGYPGSDQHQYMVDTAARVRWLDAQGIDVQNVISGVGYTLVRAISDPVLGMEALEAVNTWLSDRAAETNGRLMTAVNVRFEDLHWAVRELTRMRARGSRVFLMPSEPTGDTPPNHPDYDRLWSAVTDLGMVPLVHVGLSPARYHPAWANTDDPALIRVISVLQPYQQALVFLNAMVLGGVFERHPKLTVVFAEHGIDWITPATFRMDALATPGLSPLLLGEYRLPLTPAEYVRRNVRVTPLPVAHESPVGTLEVLPEIPVFSSDYPHFEGSGDPMGHYATALASVPEEQRESFLGANIAACFSRMGDPLAA; encoded by the coding sequence GTGAACGGACGCTTCGTGATCGACGTCGACAGCCACTTCGAGCCGACCGCCGACTGGCTCGACGAGTTCCCCGCGCTGAAGGCCAGGCTGCCGCAGCGGTTCCCGACCGACGACCCGCGCTTCGTGATGCGGTCGCCCGAGATGTTCGCCTACTTCGTCAGCGACGACCTGCTGCGTGGTGTGCCGCGCGAGAAGCGCATGCCGATCGACCGCCTCGTGACGGACGGGATGCGCGCGATCTACGCGGACGACCGCGGTCCCGAGGTCGGTTACCCGGGGTCCGATCAGCACCAGTACATGGTCGACACCGCTGCGCGCGTCCGCTGGCTGGACGCGCAGGGGATCGACGTGCAGAACGTGATCAGCGGTGTCGGGTACACGCTCGTGCGCGCGATCAGCGATCCGGTGCTCGGGATGGAGGCGCTCGAAGCGGTCAACACGTGGCTCAGCGACCGGGCGGCGGAGACGAACGGACGCCTGATGACCGCGGTGAACGTCAGGTTCGAGGATCTCCACTGGGCGGTCCGCGAGCTGACCCGCATGCGCGCGCGCGGAAGCCGGGTGTTCCTGATGCCGTCGGAGCCGACCGGTGACACGCCACCGAACCATCCCGACTACGACCGGCTGTGGTCGGCGGTCACCGACCTCGGGATGGTGCCGCTCGTGCACGTGGGGCTCAGTCCCGCGCGCTATCACCCGGCGTGGGCCAACACCGACGACCCGGCGCTCATCCGCGTGATCTCCGTGTTGCAGCCGTACCAGCAGGCGCTCGTGTTCCTGAACGCGATGGTCCTGGGCGGCGTGTTCGAGCGCCACCCGAAGCTGACCGTCGTCTTCGCCGAGCACGGGATCGACTGGATCACCCCGGCGACGTTCCGCATGGACGCGCTCGCGACACCGGGGCTGAGCCCGTTGCTGCTGGGCGAGTACCGGCTGCCGCTCACCCCGGCCGAGTACGTGCGCCGCAACGTGCGGGTCACGCCGCTGCCGGTCGCGCACGAGTCGCCCGTCGGCACGCTCGAGGTGCTGCCCGAGATCCCGGTCTTCTCGTCCGACTACCCGCACTTCGAGGGCAGTGGCGACCCGATGGGTCACTACGCGACGGCGCTCGCGTCGGTCCCCGAGGAGCAGCGGGAATCGTTCCTCGGCGCCAACATCGCCGCGTGCTTCTCCCGCATGGGCGACCCGCTCGCCGCGTGA
- a CDS encoding glucose 1-dehydrogenase, protein MPAPSVFDLTRKVAIVTGSTKGIGRAMAAGLAAAGASVVVSSRKQDLCEVVAKEIASETGAATLGLACHVGEWDAIPPFVDAVRDHFGRIDVLVNNAGINPARIGIADMPLDYWRKLFSVNLEGPLRMSQCVAPIMRDQGGGSIVNIATMAAYSGGASICAYGASKAALVNLTKSMAQEWAGWNVRVNVLSPGPFASEMMEGGERTAPGFKDMVASGTLMKRIADPSEIVGPVVYLASDASSFVTGDDISVSGGMQK, encoded by the coding sequence ATGCCTGCGCCAAGCGTCTTCGACCTGACCCGCAAGGTCGCGATCGTCACCGGGTCGACGAAGGGCATCGGGCGTGCGATGGCGGCCGGTCTCGCGGCTGCCGGCGCGTCGGTCGTGGTCTCCAGCCGCAAGCAGGACCTGTGCGAGGTCGTCGCGAAGGAGATCGCGAGCGAGACGGGCGCCGCGACGCTCGGGCTCGCGTGTCACGTCGGCGAGTGGGACGCGATCCCGCCGTTCGTCGACGCGGTGCGCGATCACTTCGGACGCATCGACGTGCTCGTGAACAACGCGGGGATCAACCCCGCGCGGATCGGGATCGCGGACATGCCGCTGGACTACTGGCGCAAGCTCTTCTCGGTGAACCTCGAGGGTCCGCTGCGGATGAGCCAGTGCGTCGCGCCGATCATGCGTGACCAGGGCGGCGGGAGCATCGTCAACATCGCGACGATGGCCGCCTACTCCGGTGGTGCCTCGATCTGCGCGTACGGCGCGTCGAAGGCCGCGCTCGTCAACCTGACGAAGAGCATGGCCCAGGAGTGGGCGGGCTGGAACGTACGCGTGAACGTGCTGTCACCGGGGCCGTTCGCGAGCGAGATGATGGAGGGCGGGGAGCGCACCGCGCCCGGGTTCAAGGACATGGTCGCGAGCGGCACCCTGATGAAGCGCATCGCCGACCCGAGCGAGATCGTCGGCCCGGTCGTCTACCTCGCGAGCGACGCGTCGTCCTTCGTCACCGGCGACGACATCTCCGTCTCGGGAGGGATGCAGAAGTGA
- a CDS encoding helix-turn-helix domain-containing protein has protein sequence MPREQRPTSTSGKAHATRAALIDAAADAFVETGYGAMSVRDLARRLHMTTGAIYGHFRGKANLLGEAVRMRIERDLEGEDGPKYPETHLAEYLAHNFRDYRRRRALRALLVEGAAAARIDEDVRALLHGVVAERQAGWLKQYRDLWVADGLDPEVDPAAVLALVFAAELGIGVLEALDVRLPKPAVLADTVQRLIGSLRPNGRRRRS, from the coding sequence GTGCCTCGCGAGCAGCGCCCGACCTCCACGTCCGGGAAGGCCCACGCGACCCGCGCCGCGCTGATCGACGCCGCCGCCGACGCGTTCGTCGAGACTGGCTACGGCGCGATGTCCGTGCGTGACCTCGCACGCCGGTTGCACATGACGACGGGCGCGATCTACGGCCACTTCCGGGGCAAGGCCAACCTGCTCGGTGAGGCCGTGCGCATGCGGATCGAGCGCGATCTCGAGGGCGAGGACGGTCCGAAGTACCCCGAGACGCACCTCGCCGAGTATCTCGCGCACAACTTCCGCGACTACCGGCGCCGTCGAGCGCTGCGCGCGCTCCTCGTGGAGGGCGCCGCGGCGGCACGCATCGACGAGGACGTGCGCGCGCTCCTGCACGGCGTCGTGGCCGAGAGGCAGGCCGGGTGGCTGAAGCAATACCGCGACCTGTGGGTCGCCGACGGGTTGGACCCCGAGGTCGATCCGGCCGCGGTGCTCGCGCTCGTCTTCGCCGCGGAGCTGGGCATCGGCGTGCTCGAGGCGCTCGACGTGCGTCTGCCGAAGCCCGCGGTGCTCGCCGACACGGTGCAGCGTCTGATCGGCTCACTACGGCCGAATGGGCGGCGCCGGCGCTCCTGA